From one Candidatus Chlorobium masyuteum genomic stretch:
- a CDS encoding carbon-nitrogen hydrolase, translated as MHSETVTIALVQARADSDPSANLANACLQIREAAAKGARIICLQELFTTRYFCQTEAYEPFGFAESIPGPSTLVLQELARELEVVLVASLFEKRARGLYHNTAAVIDADGSYLGKYRKMHIPDDPGFYEKFYFTPGDLGYKVFKTRYATIGVLICWDQWYPEAARLTALKGAEIIFYPTAIGWAVDEESEAVRRSQQAAWKTMQLSHAVSNGVFVAAANRVGTEGDLEFWGNSFVSDPFGQIIEEAAHQDETILFAECDRSRIGFYRSHWPFLRDRRIETYGELQSRYLDE; from the coding sequence ATGCATTCCGAAACCGTAACCATAGCACTTGTCCAGGCCCGCGCAGATAGTGATCCCTCTGCAAATCTTGCGAATGCATGCCTGCAAATAAGGGAGGCTGCGGCAAAGGGCGCGCGGATAATCTGTTTGCAGGAGCTCTTCACAACGCGCTATTTCTGCCAGACAGAGGCTTATGAACCGTTTGGCTTTGCTGAATCGATTCCCGGCCCTTCAACACTGGTTCTGCAGGAGCTTGCCCGTGAACTTGAGGTTGTTCTTGTTGCCTCACTCTTTGAGAAGAGAGCCCGGGGACTCTATCACAACACCGCAGCGGTTATTGATGCTGATGGAAGTTATCTCGGCAAGTACCGAAAGATGCATATTCCTGATGATCCCGGATTTTACGAGAAGTTTTATTTTACTCCGGGCGATCTGGGCTACAAGGTCTTTAAAACCCGATATGCTACAATCGGTGTTCTGATCTGCTGGGATCAATGGTACCCTGAAGCGGCAAGGCTTACGGCTCTCAAGGGTGCGGAGATTATTTTTTATCCTACAGCCATTGGATGGGCGGTGGATGAAGAGTCGGAAGCGGTGCGCCGTTCGCAGCAGGCGGCATGGAAAACCATGCAGTTGAGTCATGCCGTCTCCAATGGAGTTTTTGTTGCAGCGGCAAACCGGGTCGGAACTGAAGGTGATCTGGAGTTCTGGGGGAACAGTTTTGTCTCTGATCCCTTCGGGCAGATCATTGAGGAAGCGGCTCATCAGGATGAAACCATTCTCTTTGCCGAGTGTGACCGCAGCAGGATAGGATTTTACCGTTCGCACTGGCCTTTTCTGCGTGACCGCAGAATTGAAACCTATGGAGAACTTCAGAGCCGGTACCTTGATGAGTGA
- a CDS encoding 1,4-dihydroxy-2-naphthoate polyprenyltransferase: MPLKMDEAWMLAIRPKTLPAGAVPVLLGSALAAADGRFQLLPALVALICALGIQVATNFINEIYDFRKGADTAERLGPTRTVAAGLISEKTMIRVSLSLVLVVFLLGLFLVYTAGWPILVIGLFSLLFAWGYTGGPYPIAYSGLGDLFVFVFFGLVAVGGTYYVQSHELAMPVLLAAVAPGVFSVNILLVNNIRDIGTDRKVGKMTLPARIGAVYARRLYVALTVVAYLVPLFLYLEGYSLFGLLSWLSLPLAFRMKRELYSSEGRELNHVLAGTGKLMTLFGILLSLGILIQY; encoded by the coding sequence ATGCCCCTGAAAATGGATGAAGCATGGATGCTGGCCATCCGTCCGAAAACACTTCCGGCCGGTGCGGTGCCGGTTCTGCTGGGCTCCGCACTTGCGGCTGCTGACGGCCGGTTTCAACTCCTTCCGGCTCTTGTTGCCCTCATCTGTGCTCTCGGTATTCAGGTGGCGACCAATTTTATCAATGAGATCTATGACTTTCGCAAGGGAGCCGATACCGCTGAACGACTTGGGCCGACAAGGACTGTGGCCGCAGGGCTTATCAGCGAGAAAACCATGATACGGGTCTCTCTCTCTCTTGTTCTTGTTGTATTTTTGCTTGGTCTTTTCCTGGTTTATACAGCCGGATGGCCGATACTGGTGATCGGTTTATTCTCTCTGCTGTTTGCCTGGGGCTATACCGGAGGCCCTTATCCGATAGCCTATTCAGGTCTCGGCGACCTCTTTGTCTTTGTTTTTTTTGGCCTTGTAGCGGTTGGCGGTACCTACTATGTCCAGTCGCATGAGCTTGCCATGCCGGTACTGCTTGCCGCAGTAGCTCCGGGAGTGTTTTCTGTCAATATTCTTCTGGTCAACAATATCCGCGATATTGGTACTGACCGCAAGGTTGGCAAAATGACGCTTCCTGCCCGTATAGGTGCCGTTTACGCACGTCGTCTCTATGTGGCGCTAACCGTTGTAGCCTATCTTGTTCCTCTGTTTCTCTATCTGGAAGGGTACTCTCTGTTTGGTCTCCTCTCATGGCTCTCACTGCCGCTGGCCTTCCGCATGAAGAGGGAGCTCTACAGTAGTGAGGGGAGGGAGTTGAACCATGTACTGGCAGGTACCGGAAAGCTGATGACGCTCTTCGGGATTCTGCTTTCCCTTGGTATTCTCATTCAATACTAA
- a CDS encoding NAD(P)/FAD-dependent oxidoreductase, with protein sequence MPLNKLYFDGGEEIRDLTIVGGGPTGIFAAFQCGMNNISCRIIESMPLLGGQLAALYPEKHIYDVAGFQEVPAAGLVESLWKQTERYHPEVILGETVTRYRKLADGTFEVTVGSGRVFLSRALLIAAGLGAFSPRKLPQLHNIDHLEGSSIFYAVKNVSDFAGKRVVIVGGGDSALDWTVGLLNTAHSVTLVHRMPDFQGHGKTAREVLEAREEGRVDVYLNTEVTAVDCANDRLTAVHVRTKGGKTHILEADCLLLLIGFKSNLGPLAEWDLELMDNALVVDSHMKTSIDGLYAAGDIAYYPGKLKIIQTGLSDAAMAVRHSLTYIKPGEKIRHTFSSVKAAKEKKNAPENG encoded by the coding sequence ATGCCCTTAAATAAACTTTATTTTGACGGTGGTGAAGAGATCCGCGACCTGACCATTGTTGGCGGGGGACCTACAGGCATTTTTGCCGCATTCCAGTGTGGAATGAACAATATAAGCTGTCGTATTATTGAAAGCATGCCGCTCCTTGGAGGTCAGCTTGCCGCCCTCTATCCCGAAAAACATATCTATGATGTAGCCGGGTTTCAGGAAGTTCCTGCAGCCGGACTTGTCGAGAGCTTGTGGAAGCAGACCGAACGCTATCATCCGGAAGTCATTCTTGGCGAGACGGTTACCCGTTACAGGAAACTTGCCGATGGAACATTCGAAGTGACGGTTGGATCAGGCAGGGTCTTTTTGTCAAGGGCTCTTTTGATTGCGGCAGGTCTCGGTGCTTTCTCTCCACGCAAGCTGCCCCAGTTGCATAATATCGATCATCTTGAGGGTTCATCGATCTTTTATGCGGTCAAAAATGTCAGTGACTTTGCCGGTAAAAGGGTTGTGATTGTCGGGGGTGGTGATTCTGCTCTTGACTGGACGGTCGGCCTCCTGAACACTGCGCACTCCGTCACACTGGTGCATCGGATGCCTGATTTTCAGGGTCACGGGAAGACGGCAAGGGAGGTGCTTGAGGCAAGGGAAGAGGGACGGGTTGATGTCTATCTGAACACCGAGGTTACTGCTGTTGATTGTGCGAACGACCGGCTTACTGCGGTTCATGTCCGGACAAAGGGCGGGAAAACCCATATCCTTGAAGCTGACTGCCTGCTTCTTCTGATTGGCTTCAAGTCCAATCTCGGGCCGCTTGCCGAATGGGATCTTGAGCTTATGGATAATGCGCTGGTTGTTGACAGTCATATGAAGACATCCATTGACGGACTCTATGCCGCCGGTGATATTGCCTATTATCCCGGCAAGCTGAAAATTATTCAGACCGGGTTGAGTGATGCGGCCATGGCAGTGCGTCACAGTCTTACCTATATAAAACCGGGCGAGAAGATCCGCCACACCTTCAGCAGTGTGAAAGCCGCAAAGGAAAAGAAGAATGCCCCTGAAAATGGATGA
- the hisF gene encoding imidazole glycerol phosphate synthase subunit HisF, translating to MLAKRIIPCLDVRDGRVVKGINFEGLRDAGSILEQARFYNNELADELVFLDISASLESRRTTLEEVLKVSGEIFIPLTVGGGINSVERAKEVFLHGADKVSVNTAAVNDPELITRIAEKYGSQAVVVAIDIKKIGTEYIVHTHSGKNPVGLEALEWAQKVQDLGAGEILLTSMDRDGTKEGYDNEILARVSTSVHIPVIASGGAGCLEHLYDGFTKGHADAALAASIFHFRQHSIREAKKYLHERGIPVRL from the coding sequence ATGTTAGCCAAGCGGATTATACCCTGTCTCGACGTTCGGGACGGCAGGGTTGTCAAAGGAATAAATTTTGAAGGATTGAGAGATGCCGGTTCCATCCTTGAACAGGCCCGGTTCTATAATAATGAACTGGCTGACGAGCTTGTGTTTCTTGATATTTCAGCATCACTCGAATCACGCAGAACAACACTTGAAGAGGTACTGAAAGTTTCCGGTGAAATCTTTATTCCGCTCACGGTAGGCGGCGGCATCAACTCCGTTGAACGCGCCAAGGAGGTTTTTCTTCACGGAGCGGACAAGGTCTCGGTAAACACTGCCGCAGTCAACGATCCGGAACTGATCACGCGGATCGCCGAGAAATACGGCTCACAGGCCGTTGTTGTTGCTATTGATATCAAAAAAATAGGCACTGAGTACATCGTCCATACCCATTCCGGTAAAAATCCGGTTGGTCTGGAAGCGCTTGAATGGGCACAAAAAGTCCAGGATCTCGGCGCCGGTGAGATTCTGCTTACCAGCATGGACCGTGATGGCACCAAAGAGGGTTATGATAATGAGATACTCGCACGGGTCTCTACCTCGGTGCATATACCGGTCATTGCATCCGGTGGTGCGGGATGCCTTGAACATCTTTATGACGGATTTACCAAAGGCCATGCCGATGCGGCACTTGCAGCCTCTATCTTCCACTTCCGCCAGCACTCAATCCGTGAAGCAAAGAAGTACCTCCATGAAAGGGGTATTCCTGTCCGGCTCTGA
- a CDS encoding ADP-polyphosphate phosphotransferase, which translates to MHFDCDALCVPEGGKVNLSARPTRVKPIYSSREEYKEMLAQQVEQLRKLQNVHYADNRFSLLLIFQAMDAAGKDSIIRHVMTGVNPQGCQVFSFKHPSPEELEHDFLWRSNRCLPERGHIGIFNRSYYEEVLIVRVHPEILSAEGIADEVISGGKIWEHRYRSIVDMETHLYRNGTRTVKFFLHLSKAEQRKRFLSRIDAPEKNWKLSMADIEERKYWDGYMKAYEACLGATSTKHAPWYVVPADDKANARLIVSRVILDTLESLDLSYPLSSESRQKELLDIREQLKAEEDA; encoded by the coding sequence ATGCATTTTGATTGTGATGCACTCTGTGTCCCGGAAGGTGGAAAGGTTAATCTCAGCGCGCGCCCGACGCGTGTCAAACCGATCTACAGCTCCAGAGAAGAGTATAAGGAGATGCTTGCCCAACAGGTCGAGCAACTCCGAAAACTTCAGAATGTTCATTATGCTGACAACCGTTTTTCCCTGCTTCTGATTTTTCAGGCAATGGATGCAGCCGGCAAGGATAGTATTATCCGGCATGTCATGACGGGAGTAAATCCCCAGGGGTGTCAGGTGTTCAGTTTCAAGCACCCCTCCCCGGAAGAGCTTGAACATGATTTTCTCTGGAGAAGCAATCGTTGTCTGCCCGAGCGGGGACATATAGGGATATTCAACCGTTCCTATTACGAAGAGGTGCTCATTGTGCGGGTTCATCCTGAAATTCTCTCAGCAGAGGGTATTGCAGATGAGGTGATCAGCGGAGGAAAAATCTGGGAGCACCGGTACCGGTCAATAGTTGATATGGAAACGCATCTCTACCGAAACGGGACAAGGACGGTCAAGTTTTTTCTTCACCTCTCAAAAGCTGAGCAGCGAAAGCGTTTTCTCAGTCGGATAGATGCTCCGGAAAAGAACTGGAAGCTCAGTATGGCCGACATTGAGGAGCGGAAGTACTGGGATGGGTATATGAAAGCCTATGAAGCATGTCTCGGGGCCACCAGCACAAAACATGCCCCCTGGTATGTCGTTCCGGCTGATGACAAGGCAAATGCCCGGCTGATTGTTTCCAGGGTCATTCTTGATACCCTGGAATCCCTTGATTTATCCTATCCGCTATCCAGCGAATCGCGACAGAAGGAGTTGCTCGATATTCGCGAGCAGCTCAAAGCAGAGGAGGATGCTTGA
- a CDS encoding DUF4405 domain-containing protein, whose amino-acid sequence MKATMKAWATPLASGAFTISAVTGLLIFFDIEIGMVEDVHKWLSWLLVGGVLLHVLSNWKQFTGYFSKKPAIAIIATALLVTIASLLPLFGEDEKEGGKEQAGRNAAQALETSSLNTVALVLKTSPGLLIEKLGKNGIVVKSPALTIEEIARDNSKNENEVLASLLEASSQKNGTLD is encoded by the coding sequence ATGAAAGCTACAATGAAAGCCTGGGCAACACCCCTTGCCTCCGGAGCATTTACTATTTCAGCTGTTACCGGTCTTTTGATCTTTTTTGACATTGAAATCGGGATGGTTGAGGATGTCCACAAGTGGCTGAGCTGGCTCCTTGTCGGTGGCGTACTCCTCCATGTTCTCTCCAACTGGAAACAATTCACCGGATATTTCTCGAAGAAACCGGCGATAGCAATCATAGCCACAGCGCTTCTTGTCACCATAGCCTCCCTTCTTCCTCTGTTCGGTGAAGATGAAAAAGAGGGTGGAAAAGAACAAGCCGGCAGAAATGCAGCACAGGCACTTGAAACTTCATCACTGAACACCGTCGCCCTCGTGCTGAAAACCTCTCCCGGACTCCTGATTGAAAAGCTCGGAAAAAACGGTATTGTTGTAAAGAGTCCGGCATTAACGATTGAGGAGATCGCTCGCGACAACAGCAAAAATGAAAACGAAGTGCTTGCTTCACTTTTAGAAGCTTCCAGTCAGAAAAATGGTACACTCGACTAA
- a CDS encoding response regulator transcription factor translates to MRLLIIEDEPGIARFLKDGLEEEYFAVDLAHDGKTGLDMAMTNEYDLLIIDWMIPALSGIEVCRQVRKGGSTVPILFLTAKDTLEDVVFGLDAGANDYIKKPFEFEELLARIRVQLRTTNRVEESLSVGSLTINPVTHQVFSGPTELTLTPKEFALLEYLIRNKDRVCTRSRIIEHVWDIHFDSDTSVIDVYITFLRRKLESAGCGNIIQTIRGVGYIVRES, encoded by the coding sequence ATGAGACTTCTTATCATTGAAGATGAGCCTGGAATAGCCAGATTTCTGAAGGACGGACTTGAAGAGGAGTACTTTGCCGTTGATCTTGCCCATGATGGCAAAACCGGCCTCGATATGGCCATGACCAACGAGTATGACCTGCTCATCATTGACTGGATGATTCCCGCATTAAGCGGCATCGAGGTATGCCGGCAGGTTCGCAAAGGCGGGAGCACCGTTCCCATCCTCTTTCTGACAGCCAAAGATACGCTTGAGGATGTTGTATTCGGTCTTGATGCCGGAGCCAATGACTACATTAAAAAGCCATTTGAGTTTGAAGAGCTGCTGGCCCGTATCCGGGTTCAGCTCAGAACAACAAATCGGGTAGAAGAGTCGTTAAGTGTCGGAAGCCTGACTATCAATCCTGTAACGCATCAGGTATTCTCCGGCCCAACCGAACTGACTCTGACTCCGAAAGAGTTTGCCCTGCTTGAATACCTGATCCGTAACAAGGACCGGGTTTGTACAAGAAGCCGCATTATCGAGCATGTCTGGGATATCCATTTTGATTCCGACACCTCGGTTATCGATGTCTATATCACCTTTCTGCGCCGCAAACTGGAAAGTGCAGGATGCGGCAACATTATTCAAACCATTCGCGGAGTCGGTTATATCGTTCGGGAATCCTGA
- a CDS encoding sensor histidine kinase, whose protein sequence is MSTLIQSNRNNKIGSLKKVPEFSLRNRIAFYYTAATGFLIAIVFLIIYFTVESIVYKQFDDEIKKEVLEVLSDANVSTYHFKGYAIVKDFESIRNLDTNDHDNFLNEENEDEEGNKKSSNENTNLDTEFIQIVDTKGEVLNKSTTLSWCVLSFDPGRKGTEYFNTSFGSSLVRQAQVPLVNLDGVTEGYLIVALPLKNALIVLHDLQNIFLFAFPVIILTLFALTRLIAGKSIRPVEKIIETAEKMTQSNLHERIVLPYHHDELYRLSSTINALLDRMEDAFQREKQFTSDASHELKTPLAAVKGTLEVLIRKPREREHYESRVQFCLMELNRMARLIDQLLMLARNESSKMKPNIELLMLTPHLEDVIARIQPSAYEKNISITADLLDNVKVAADPAMLDMIFENILTNAIKYSPEGSSITLCTEQKENTILCTVTDQGIGIPEEKLHAVFERFYRVDESRSSSTGGFGLGLSIVKKLADLQDIMVTLDSEKDRGTTFTLTFQSPKA, encoded by the coding sequence ATGAGCACTTTAATTCAATCCAACCGGAATAATAAAATCGGCTCACTGAAAAAAGTACCCGAGTTCAGTCTGCGCAACCGTATTGCCTTCTATTATACCGCAGCTACAGGATTTTTGATTGCCATCGTGTTTTTGATCATCTACTTCACGGTTGAAAGTATCGTCTACAAACAATTTGATGACGAGATCAAAAAAGAGGTTCTGGAGGTACTCTCGGATGCGAATGTCTCAACCTATCATTTCAAGGGCTATGCCATTGTAAAGGATTTTGAAAGCATCCGCAACCTTGATACCAATGACCATGACAATTTCTTGAATGAAGAGAATGAAGATGAGGAGGGGAATAAGAAAAGCAGTAACGAAAACACGAATCTTGATACCGAATTTATTCAGATTGTCGACACCAAGGGAGAGGTGCTCAATAAATCAACAACCCTGTCCTGGTGCGTCCTTTCATTCGATCCTGGCCGGAAAGGTACCGAGTATTTCAACACCAGTTTCGGAAGTTCATTGGTGCGTCAGGCACAGGTACCCCTTGTAAATCTTGACGGCGTCACTGAAGGATACCTGATTGTAGCGCTCCCGCTTAAAAACGCCCTGATAGTGCTGCACGACCTGCAGAACATTTTTCTCTTTGCCTTTCCGGTCATTATTCTCACCCTCTTTGCACTCACGCGCTTGATTGCCGGAAAAAGCATTCGACCTGTCGAAAAGATTATTGAAACCGCAGAAAAGATGACGCAGTCGAATCTGCATGAGCGGATTGTGCTGCCCTATCATCATGACGAGCTGTATCGTTTGTCCTCAACCATCAATGCCCTGCTTGACCGGATGGAGGATGCATTTCAGCGTGAAAAACAGTTTACCTCTGACGCTTCGCATGAGTTGAAAACACCTTTGGCTGCCGTAAAAGGAACGCTTGAAGTGCTAATCCGGAAACCGAGAGAGCGGGAGCACTATGAGAGCAGAGTTCAGTTCTGCCTGATGGAATTAAACCGCATGGCAAGGCTCATCGACCAGCTTCTTATGCTCGCCAGAAACGAAAGCAGCAAGATGAAACCCAATATAGAGCTGCTCATGCTTACCCCTCACCTTGAGGATGTAATCGCCAGAATTCAGCCTTCTGCATATGAAAAAAATATTTCTATCACGGCTGATCTGCTTGACAATGTAAAAGTCGCCGCTGATCCGGCAATGCTTGATATGATTTTCGAGAATATTCTCACCAATGCCATCAAATACTCTCCCGAGGGCTCTTCGATAACGCTCTGTACAGAACAAAAAGAGAATACCATTCTCTGTACCGTTACCGATCAGGGAATCGGAATCCCGGAAGAGAAACTGCACGCGGTCTTTGAGCGGTTTTACCGTGTTGACGAGTCGAGAAGCTCAAGCACGGGAGGATTCGGCCTGGGACTGTCGATTGTAAAAAAACTCGCCGACCTGCAGGATATCATGGTAACACTGGACAGTGAAAAAGACAGAGGAACGACCTTTACGCTGACATTCCAGTCACCAAAGGCATGA